The Verrucomicrobiia bacterium genome includes a window with the following:
- the rfbG gene encoding CDP-glucose 4,6-dehydratase, giving the protein MFNGFYHGKRILVTGHTGFKGGWLSLWLKQLGAEVWGLSLPAPTQPSLHEIISPSVFAGEIICDIRNLESLAAAVKKIQPEVIFHLAAQPIVRLSYAEPLATFQTNALGTANLLEAVRQCELPCAVIVITSDKCYENREWEFAYRENDPLGGHDVYSMSKAATELVAQSWNRSFFLPNAKLGPVVTARAGNVIGGGDYALDRILPDCIRSLIEKKPILVRNPSAVRPWQHVLECLSGYLWLAALLTRAGKSSKLATAFNFGPENSARQPVRKLVEEVLSVWPGEWIDGSNPNSVHEATLLTLSIEKASALLQWTPAWDFKEAVDRSVEWYRQRHAAKNPDMLQFSAAQIEAYTESARRKKSAWAN; this is encoded by the coding sequence ATGTTTAACGGCTTTTACCACGGCAAACGCATTCTGGTCACCGGCCACACGGGTTTCAAAGGCGGCTGGCTTTCCCTGTGGCTCAAGCAGCTTGGCGCGGAAGTCTGGGGCCTGAGCCTGCCTGCGCCGACGCAGCCCAGCCTGCACGAAATCATTTCGCCAAGCGTCTTCGCCGGGGAAATCATCTGCGACATTCGCAACCTGGAATCGCTCGCCGCCGCCGTCAAAAAAATCCAGCCTGAAGTCATTTTTCATCTTGCGGCACAACCGATCGTTCGCCTTTCCTATGCCGAGCCGCTGGCGACCTTTCAGACCAACGCGCTCGGCACGGCCAATCTTCTCGAAGCCGTCCGCCAATGCGAATTGCCCTGCGCGGTGATTGTCATCACCAGCGACAAATGCTACGAGAATCGTGAATGGGAATTTGCCTATCGCGAAAACGATCCGCTCGGTGGACATGATGTTTATTCGATGAGCAAGGCGGCGACCGAACTTGTCGCGCAATCGTGGAATCGCTCGTTCTTTTTGCCGAACGCGAAGCTTGGGCCGGTCGTCACCGCGCGCGCGGGCAATGTCATCGGCGGCGGAGATTACGCGCTCGATCGCATTCTGCCGGATTGCATCCGCTCGCTGATCGAGAAGAAACCGATCCTTGTTCGTAATCCTTCGGCGGTGCGTCCGTGGCAGCACGTTCTCGAATGTCTCAGCGGTTATTTGTGGCTCGCCGCTTTGCTGACGCGCGCGGGGAAATCCTCGAAGCTCGCGACGGCGTTTAATTTCGGCCCGGAAAATTCCGCGCGCCAGCCAGTGCGCAAATTGGTCGAGGAAGTTTTGTCGGTGTGGCCGGGCGAATGGATTGATGGCTCGAATCCGAATAGCGTTCACGAAGCCACGCTACTGACACTCTCGATTGAAAAAGCGAGCGCGTTGTTGCAATGGACGCCAGCTTGGGATTTCAAAGAAGCCGTGGACCGGTCGGTCGAATGGTATCGCCAGCGTCACGCGGCGAAAAATCCTGATATGTTGCAATTCAGCGCGGCGCAGATCGAGGCTTACACCGAATCCGCGCGCCGCAAAAAATCCGCGTGGGCGAATTAA
- a CDS encoding class I SAM-dependent methyltransferase, translating to MSFHFQCRSCQSTHGKLILDLGIQPLANNLLRPEDLSRPEPRFPLRLAVCESCWLLQIVDLVPPVQLFSEYLYFSSFSDLMLRHAKQAAERYVKEFDLGANSLVTEIASNDGYFLQYFKAAGVPSLGIEPAENIAKVAREKGIETLVEFFTKQLAAKLAASQRQADLILGNNVFAHAPDTNDFVAGLAAALKPKGRIILEFPYAADFVEKTEFDTIYHEHVFYFSAIALKPLFERHGLTIFHVERLTIHGGSLRLFACHAGAHPIRASLNALLAEETKKGMPSLAWYEGFTEKVLEIKKSLCELLADLKRQKKTIAAYGASAKGSTLLNFFGLDHQILDFAADRSTYKQGRLTPGTHIPIVAPEKLLEQQPDYTLLLTWNFADEILDQQKAYRERGGKFIIPIPKVTVV from the coding sequence ATGAGTTTTCATTTTCAATGCCGCTCCTGCCAAAGCACGCACGGCAAACTGATTCTCGATCTGGGCATCCAGCCGCTTGCGAACAATTTGCTGCGCCCGGAAGACCTCTCGCGTCCCGAGCCGCGCTTTCCGTTGCGGCTGGCGGTGTGCGAGAGTTGCTGGCTGTTGCAGATCGTGGATCTCGTGCCGCCGGTGCAACTGTTTTCCGAGTATCTTTATTTTTCCTCCTTTTCGGATTTAATGCTGCGCCATGCGAAGCAAGCGGCGGAGCGATACGTGAAGGAATTTGATTTGGGCGCGAACAGTCTCGTCACTGAAATCGCCAGCAACGACGGCTATTTTCTGCAATATTTCAAAGCGGCGGGCGTGCCATCGCTGGGCATCGAACCTGCCGAAAACATCGCGAAGGTCGCGCGCGAAAAAGGCATCGAAACGCTCGTCGAATTTTTTACGAAACAACTCGCAGCCAAGCTTGCGGCTTCGCAACGCCAGGCGGATTTGATTCTGGGCAATAATGTTTTTGCGCACGCGCCGGACACGAACGATTTTGTCGCCGGCCTTGCCGCGGCGTTGAAACCGAAGGGCCGGATCATCCTGGAATTTCCCTACGCGGCGGATTTCGTGGAGAAGACGGAATTCGATACGATTTATCACGAGCACGTTTTTTATTTCAGCGCGATCGCGTTGAAACCGCTGTTTGAACGGCATGGTCTCACAATTTTTCATGTCGAGCGTTTGACGATTCATGGCGGGTCGCTGCGGCTTTTTGCGTGCCATGCGGGAGCGCATCCGATTCGCGCGTCTTTGAATGCACTACTCGCGGAAGAAACCAAGAAGGGTATGCCGTCGCTCGCGTGGTACGAGGGTTTCACCGAAAAAGTGCTGGAGATAAAAAAGTCTCTATGTGAATTGCTGGCGGATTTGAAGCGGCAGAAAAAGACCATCGCCGCTTATGGCGCGTCGGCCAAAGGTAGCACACTATTGAATTTTTTTGGACTTGATCATCAGATTCTGGATTTCGCCGCCGACCGCAGCACTTACAAGCAGGGCCGCCTGACTCCGGGGACGCACATTCCCATCGTTGCGCCGGAAAAGCTTTTGGAGCAGCAGCCGGATTATACGTTGCTGCTGACGTGGAATTTTGCGGACGAAATTCTTGATCAGCAAAAGGCGTATCGCGAACGCGGCGGCAAGTTCATCATTCCGATTCCGAAAGTCACGGTCGTGTGA